From the genome of Pseudomonas sp. FP453:
GTGATGACCACGCCGGCCAGCGTGTCTTTTTCTGCTTCCAGGCGTTCGACCGTCGCGGCCATGGCCTCGCGGTACGCGCCGTTCATGGTGTTGGCGCTCTGGCCGGGCATGTCGAGGGTCAGCACGACGATCCGGTCCTGGCCTTTTTCGTAGCGAATGGCTTGGGTCATGATGGATTCCTTGGGCTCAGAGCCGTTCGATGATGGTGGCGATGCCCATGCCACCGCCGACACACAGGGTGGCCAGGCCGTAGCGCTGCTGGCGTGTTTCCAGCTCATCGAGCAAGGTGCCGAGAATCGCGCAGCCGGTGGCGCCCAAGGGATGGCCCATGGCGATGGAGCCGCCGTTGACGTTGACCCGGGCAGCGTCGATGCCCATGTCCTTGATGAATTTGAGGACCACCGAGGCAAACGCTTCGTTGACTTCAAACAGGTCGATGTCTTCCACGCGCAGGCCGGCCTTGGCCAGGGCCTTGCGCGTCGCCGGCGCAGGGCCGGTGAGCATGATGGTCGGGTCGGTGCTGGTCACCGCCGTGGCGACGATGCGTGCACGGGGTTGCAGGCCCAGCTCGCGGCCCTTGGCTTCGGAGCCGATCAGCATCAGCGCGGCGCCGTCGACAATCCCGGAACTGTTGCCGGGGGTGTGTACGTGGTGGATGCGCTCGACATGGCTGTAGACCCGCAGCGCGGTGGCGTCGAAGCCCATCTGCCCGATCATTTCGAAGCTGGGCTTGAGCTTGCCGAGGCCTTCGAGGGTGGAGTCGCCACGGATGAACTCATCGTGGTCGAGCAATACGATGCCGTTCTGGTCCTGCACCGCGATCAGCGATTTGTTGAAGGAACCGTCTGCACGGGCCCTGGCCGCTTTCTGCTGGGAATGTAGGGCGAAGGCGTCCACATCCTCGCGCGTGAAGCCTTCCAGGGTGGCGATCAGGTCCGCGCCGATGCCCTGGGGGGTGAAGTGGCTGTGCAGGTTGGTTTGCGGGTCCAGCACCCAGGCGCCACCGTCGCTGCCCATGGGCACGCGGGACATGGACTCGACGCCGCCGACCACCACCAGGTCTTCAAAGCCGGAACGCACCTTCATCGCGCCGAGGTTCACCGCTTCCAGGCCCGAGGCGCAGAAGCGATTGACCTGCACGCCGGCGACGCTGATGTCCCAGTCCGCCACCAGCGCAGCGGTCTTGGCGATGTCGGCGCCCTGGTCGCCCACGGGAGTGACACAACCGAGGACGATGTCATCCACCTGATGTGTGTCGAGGTCAGTGCGCTGGGCCAGCGCATTGAGCAGGCCGGCCACCAGGTTTACCGGCTTGACGCTGTGCAAGGCGCCGTCAGCCTTGCCTTTGCCACGGGGCGTGCGTATCGCATCAAAGATCAAAGCTTGGGTCATGACGTCCTCGAACCGCTGTGCATGTGTGCCCCTTACCTTAGGCCCGATTGACACGGTTTCAATGACGGATGCGCTCATTGCTTTTGACCCCCACGCTCGGACGAACGGTAGGCAGTGCGGGCCATCAGTGGGTTAATCGTTTTAGCTGTCTAGCCAACGGTCTGGCGCCAAGATGGCGTTAAGCCTCATGCCTTTTTTAGCGCAAATATTGCTTAGCTGATATGAAATGGATCTAAGCCACGCAGAACGAGGGCTCTAAGGTTGAATCAGTAGGAGGCTGCTGCCGGGTTTTGCTGGAGCAGCTGTAAGAAAAGTGTCACGCCACAGCGCAATACTGAAATTGACCGGCACGTATTTGACGCTCAGGAATAACAACAAAAGGCAGTCAGCCATGTTCAAACATTCGAAAGTACGTCAGGCGGGACTTATTCTGTTCGCCACCACACTGATTCTGATCCTGCCCAATCTGACCAAGGTCATTGGGTGACCCTTCAGCCCACACATTCCGTGCACACACAGCATCAGGACTGCAGCTTTTGGCAGCGCCTGCCGGGACATTGCGCATAGCGCTCCCGTTGCAGGCGCTGTCTTTTTGCCTGCGCATTTCCGGTATCGTGGGCGCCATTGCCACTTTGTATCGGGCCTTTCTCTTGAAATCGATCCTCGCCCTCCTCGCCTTGTTCTTCACCCTGCCGGTCGCGGCCGCGCCATTGAGCGTCGAACTGGACCACGCCAGCAAGACCTGGCAGACCGCCGAGCTGCTCAAGCACCCGGACGCGCAAACGGTGCAGATCGTCGATGACGTTTCCTACAAGCGCGCCATGACGTATCGCGCAGTGCCGCTGGCGGTGCTCCTACCGGGCCTTGATCCGCAGAGCCATCTGCAAGCGGTTGCCCTCGATGGGTTCGCTGCCGAACTCGCTGCTGCACCGCTGCTGGAGAAACGTGGCGCCCGCGCCTGGCTGGCGGTGGAAGACCCGGCGCACCCGTGGCCCGCACTGGCGCCTGGAAAACCGAGTGCCGGGCCCTTCTACCTGGTGTGGACGGACCCGCAAGCCGGCCATATCAGCCCGGAGCAGTGGCCCTTCCAGGTCGCCGCGATCAAGCAGCTCAAGGGCGTGGCCGAACGGTTTCCGTCCCTGTTGCCGGACCCGAAACTGGCCGCCGATGATCC
Proteins encoded in this window:
- a CDS encoding cytochrome c; its protein translation is MKSILALLALFFTLPVAAAPLSVELDHASKTWQTAELLKHPDAQTVQIVDDVSYKRAMTYRAVPLAVLLPGLDPQSHLQAVALDGFAAELAAAPLLEKRGARAWLAVEDPAHPWPALAPGKPSAGPFYLVWTDPQAGHISPEQWPFQVAAIKQLKGVAERFPSLLPDPKLAADDPINQGFALFQKNCLACHRLNGAGDAQVGPDLNIPYNPTEYFGGDFLKRYIRDPQSLRHWSQAKMPGFAASVLPDNELDLLVGYLKHMAGRKQHP
- a CDS encoding acetyl-CoA C-acetyltransferase, which encodes MTQALIFDAIRTPRGKGKADGALHSVKPVNLVAGLLNALAQRTDLDTHQVDDIVLGCVTPVGDQGADIAKTAALVADWDISVAGVQVNRFCASGLEAVNLGAMKVRSGFEDLVVVGGVESMSRVPMGSDGGAWVLDPQTNLHSHFTPQGIGADLIATLEGFTREDVDAFALHSQQKAARARADGSFNKSLIAVQDQNGIVLLDHDEFIRGDSTLEGLGKLKPSFEMIGQMGFDATALRVYSHVERIHHVHTPGNSSGIVDGAALMLIGSEAKGRELGLQPRARIVATAVTSTDPTIMLTGPAPATRKALAKAGLRVEDIDLFEVNEAFASVVLKFIKDMGIDAARVNVNGGSIAMGHPLGATGCAILGTLLDELETRQQRYGLATLCVGGGMGIATIIERL